One genomic window of Physeter macrocephalus isolate SW-GA unplaced genomic scaffold, ASM283717v5 random_1, whole genome shotgun sequence includes the following:
- the ZNRD2 gene encoding protein ZNRD2 isoform X1: MALNGSGEDLGCGGLWRRVAGCSLLRQDPPVPCTSLPPEVDDFSWEPPTEAETKVLQARRERQDRISRLMGDYLLRGYRMLGETCADCGTILLQDKQRKIYCVACQELDSDVDKDNPALNAQAALSQAREHQLASASEPTVGSRPAPQPPVPRPEHCEGAAAGLKAVQGPPPPAVPPNADVVACTQEALLQKLTWASAELGSSTSLETSIQLCSLIRACAEALRSLQQLQH; encoded by the exons ATGGCCCTGAACGGATCTGGTGAGGACTTGGGCTGCGGGGGTCTGTGGCGGCGGGTTGCGGGATGCAGCCTGCTTCGGCAAGACCCCCCGGTCCCTTGTACCTCTCTTCCCCCAGAAGTCGACGACTTTTCCTGGGAGCCCCCGACCGAAGCGGAGACGAAGGTGCTGCAAGCGCGGCGGGAGCGGCAGGATCGCATTTCCCGGCTCATGGGCGACTACCTGCTGCGTGGTTACCGCATGCTGGGCGAGACGTGCGCGGACTGCGGG ACGATCCTCCTCCAAGACAAACAGCGGAAAATCTACTGCGTGGCTTGCCAGGAGCTCGACTCAGACGTGGATAAAGATAATCCGG CTCTGAATGCCCAGGCTGCCCTCTCCCAAGCTCGGGAGCACCAGCTCGCCTCTGCTTCGGAGCCCACCGTGGGCTCTCGGCCTGCCCCTCAGCCCCCAGTACCCCGTCCAGAGCACTGTGAGGGAGCTGCAGCAGGGCTCAAGGCAGTCCAGGGGCCGCCCCCTCCTGCTGTGCCTCCCAATGCAGATGTCGTGGCCTGCACACAAGAGGCTCTCCTGCAGAAACTGACCTGGGCCTCAGCTGAGCTGGGCTCTAGCACCTCCCTGGAGACTAGCATCCAGCTGTGTAGCCTTATCCGGGCTTGTGCTGAAGCTCTGCGCAGCCTGCAGCAGCTGCAACACTAA
- the ZNRD2 gene encoding protein ZNRD2 isoform X2 gives MALNGSEVDDFSWEPPTEAETKVLQARRERQDRISRLMGDYLLRGYRMLGETCADCGTILLQDKQRKIYCVACQELDSDVDKDNPALNAQAALSQAREHQLASASEPTVGSRPAPQPPVPRPEHCEGAAAGLKAVQGPPPPAVPPNADVVACTQEALLQKLTWASAELGSSTSLETSIQLCSLIRACAEALRSLQQLQH, from the exons ATGGCCCTGAACGGATCTG AAGTCGACGACTTTTCCTGGGAGCCCCCGACCGAAGCGGAGACGAAGGTGCTGCAAGCGCGGCGGGAGCGGCAGGATCGCATTTCCCGGCTCATGGGCGACTACCTGCTGCGTGGTTACCGCATGCTGGGCGAGACGTGCGCGGACTGCGGG ACGATCCTCCTCCAAGACAAACAGCGGAAAATCTACTGCGTGGCTTGCCAGGAGCTCGACTCAGACGTGGATAAAGATAATCCGG CTCTGAATGCCCAGGCTGCCCTCTCCCAAGCTCGGGAGCACCAGCTCGCCTCTGCTTCGGAGCCCACCGTGGGCTCTCGGCCTGCCCCTCAGCCCCCAGTACCCCGTCCAGAGCACTGTGAGGGAGCTGCAGCAGGGCTCAAGGCAGTCCAGGGGCCGCCCCCTCCTGCTGTGCCTCCCAATGCAGATGTCGTGGCCTGCACACAAGAGGCTCTCCTGCAGAAACTGACCTGGGCCTCAGCTGAGCTGGGCTCTAGCACCTCCCTGGAGACTAGCATCCAGCTGTGTAGCCTTATCCGGGCTTGTGCTGAAGCTCTGCGCAGCCTGCAGCAGCTGCAACACTAA
- the FAM89B gene encoding leucine repeat adapter protein 25: MNGLPSAEAPGGAGCALTGLPPLPRGLSGLLNASGGSWRELERVYSQRSRIHDELSRAARVPDGPRNAAGAANAGTAAGPPGPRRPVNLDSALAALRKEMVGLRQLDMSLLCQLWGLYESIQDYKHLCQDLSLCQDLSSSLHSDSSYPPDAGLSDDDEPPDASLPPDPPPLTVPQTHNARDQWLQDAFHISL, encoded by the exons ATGAATGGGCTGCCTTCGGCCGAGGCGCCGGGCGGCGCGGGCTGCGCCCTGACCGGTCTCCCGCCGTTACCGCGCGGCCTCAGCGGTCTTCTCAACGCGAGCGGGGGCTCGTGGAGGGAGCTGGAGCGCGTCTACAGCCAGCGCAGCCGCATCCACGATGAGCTGAGCCGGGCCGCCCGCGTACCGGACGGGCCCCGTAACGCCGCCGGCGCCGCCAACGCGGGAACTGCCGCGGGTCCCCCTGGCCCGCGTCGCCCTGTTAACCTGGACTCGGCGCTAGCGGCGCTGCGCAAGGAGATG GTGGGCCTGCGGCAGCTGGACATGTCCCTGCTGTGCCAGCTGTGGGGCCTGTATGAGTCGATCCAGGACTATAAGCACCTGTGCCAAGACTTGAGCCTGTGCCAGGACCTGTCATCCTCCCTGCACTCAGACAGTTCCTACCCACCTGATGCTGGCCTTTCTGATGATGACGAGCCTCCTGATGCTAGCCTGCCCCCAGACCCGCCACCCCTCACTGTGCCCCAGACGCACAATGCCCGAGACCAGTGGCTGCAGGATGCCTTCCACATCAGCCTCTGA